The genomic region TTTGACAAAATCACGAATAATGCTTCTAACAATTTCAATCTGTTCCAGTGACCCTAAATATCCAATCAATAAGCCATCAAATTTTAGATTCAATGACTGCCAATGGTTTAATATTTTTTTTATTTCACTTGTTAAATCAAGATAAGTATAATCTAAAAAACCCACACCCGTATGTGTACTGAGCAAGGCTGTTGGCAAGATATTTACTGCATTATTCAAGCAACTTAAAACAGGTACAGCAACATTTGCTGAAATTCGGCAGCTGGCAGAAATATCTTGAATAACTAAAATACGTGGCTGTTGCATCCTTCTTCTGCCTCCTCTTTCTTATTTTCCTTACTTATTGTACCAAAAGTTATGGTTTTATGCCGTTTTGATTCTAAATATTATTTTGCGTATATTTTTATATCCCTAAGAAGAAATACTTACGGTATAATAAACAACTAGGAGGAATGTGTATGAAAAAAAACCCCACTACGCAAATGGTTCGCTTTGCTATGTTTGCTTCACTAACAGCCGTTATGACTTTATTATTTCGTATTCCTATCCCAAATGGGCAAGGGTATTTGAATATTGGAGATGCAGTCCTTTTATTAGCAGCACTCCTCATGGGACCCGCTGCTGGTTTTTGGGTTGGTGCGATTGGTTCTACTTTAGCTGATATGATTGCAGGTTATGCCATGTATATGCCCTTTACCTTTGTTGTAAAAGGAGTTGAAGGATTATTAGCAGGTGCCCTTTACAAGCGTACCCATACGTTGAGTTTATCCGTTTTCTTACCTGCTTTATGGATGGCAGGTGGCTATTTTCTAACCGATTGGTTTCTATATGGATTAGCTGCCGCTCTTGCGGCAATTTTGATGAATCTACTTCAGGGAATATTGGGTGCTGTTTTGGCTGTAGTTCTTTTTAAAATTTTAAATCCTATTTTCTCAAAAAGAACACCTTAATCTCATCTGTTTATTAAAATTTTCATTTACATCTTAGAAAACATCCGTTATATTAACGTCATAGATTGAAATAGATAAGGAGGTGTAAATAATGAACAAACAATCTTTTTTAGACCAAGTGAAAGATGGTATCATTGTTTCTTGTCAAGCTTTACCCGGTGAACCTTTATACACAGAAGAAGGTGGTATCATGCCACTCATGGCACTAGCTGCTCAACAAGCGGGTGCTGTTGGTATTCGTGCCAACTCCGTTCGAGATATTTTACAAATCAAAGAAAAAGTGGCACTGCCAATGATTGGAATTATTAAACGCGATTATCCACCTCAAGAACCCTTTATTACAGCTACCATGAAAGAGGTAGATGAGTTGGTGGAAACAGGAGTTGAAGTTATTGCATTAGATTGTACCTTGCGTGAACGTTATGATGGTAAATCGGTGCAATCTTTTATTCAAGAAATTAAAACAAAATACCCACAGCAATTATTTATGGCTGATATTGCCACTTTTGAAGAAGGGTTAAATGCTTATAAATCTGGAATCGATTTTGTTGGTACAACCTTAAGTGGTTATACAAAAGAAAGTGTCCAACAAGATGGTCCTGATATTCCCCTTATGAAAAAACTCGTTGCTGCTGGTATTCCCGTTATTGCAGAAGGAAAAATCCATACGCCTGCCCAAGCCAAAGAAATCCATGCGCTTGGTGTCGCTGCAATTGTTGTCGGTGGAGCTATTACACGTCCTTTAGAAATTGCGAAACGCTTTATTGATCAGATTAATTAGGAGGTTAGAATATGTTTAAGAAATTTTCTCAAGTTGGCCGTGCGATGATGCTTCCAATTGCTATCTTACCGGCGGCTGGTTTACTACTCGGACTAGGGGGCGCGCTAAGTAACCCCAGTACCCTAGCCGCTTATCCATTCTTAGATATTGCTTGGTTACAAGTTATTCTAAATATCATGAGTGTGGCTGGAGGAGCCATCTTTGCGAATTTACCCCTTATCTTTACAATTGGGATTGCGGTTGGGCTTTCCAATCGAGATAAAGGAACAGCTGGTCTAGCTGGGGGTATTGCGTATCTCGTTTATGCAGCCACAATAAGTGGGTTCCTGCAACTTTTCTCTGCAGAAGGCGCCTCCATTGATACCGGCGTCGTTGGTTCAATTGTAGTAGGTAGCACAGTTGCTTTTCTACACAATCGTTATCACAAGATTGAATTACCACAATTTCTTGGTTTCTTTGGTGGTTCACGCTTTATTCCCATTGTTTCATCCTTTGCAGCGATTATTCTAGGTGCTTTCTTCTATCTCATCTGGCCGCCTATTCAAGGCGCTTTAGCAGATGCGGGTGCCCTTATAGCTGAAATGGGTAGTTTTGGTACTTTCTTGTATGGTTTCTTACTCCGTTTAACAGGTGCAGTCGGTCTTCACCATACCATCTATCCCTTATTCTGGTATACATCATTAGGTGGAACTGAGACAGTCGCCGGTATGACTGTATCAGGTGCACAAAATATTTTCTTTGCACAACTAGCTGATCCTAACCATACCGGTCTCTTTACTTATGGAACACGTTTCTTTGCAGGACGTTTTGCAACAATGATGTTCGGTTTACCTGCTGCTGCACTTGCCATGTATCATTCTATTCCAAAACAAAACCGTAAAGAAAATGCTGGTTTGTATTTTAGTAGTGCTTTAACCTCTTTTCTGACTGGTATTACAGAACCACTTGAGTATATGTTTCTATTTGTTGCACCTTGGCTATACGTTGTTCATGCCTTTTTAGATGGCTTATCTTTTTACGTTGCTGACTTATTAAGCATTCGTATTGGTAATACCTTCTCAGGCGGTTTTATTGACTTCTTCCTATTTGGTCCTCTACAAGGAAGCGCCAAAACCAATTGGCTATGGGTTCTGCCAGTTGGGGCAATCTGGGCCCTCATTTACTACTTTGTATTTAGAATTTTAGTTACTAAATTCAAGGTTATGGTGCCAGGTATGGAAGTTGTCGAAACACAAACAGAAGAAACGATTGTTACAAGTGCTCCAAAAAGTACAAAAGCGACTTCTTTAAATGAAGATGCGCGTATTATTATTGAAGCCCTTGGTAATGAAGCAAATATCGAATCCGTTACGGCTTGTGCAACCCGTTTACGTGTTTCTGTTAAAGATGGTGATGTTGTTCAAAAAGAAGTGATCAAAAATCTTGGCGCAACAGCGGTCTTTGAAGTACAAGGTGGCATTCAAGCTGTGTTTGGCGGTAGAGCAGACTTGTTATCCCAAGAAATTAATCAAATTATGGGAACTGATGAATAGAATAAATATGAACATGTAAAAAGAGCGAGAATTTTATTTCTCGCTCTTTTTTGTTGCTTAATTATTTATACCTGTTTTCGATTATAATCCCAGAGTAACGCAAATAAGCCACCTAATCCTACTAATTGCATGAGAATGTAAGGTCGACCAATTGTTTTTTGGCCTACGACTACTAAGCCCACACAAATTAAAAACAAAATTCCTTTGATAAACAGTGACGTTTTATTTCCCATTTAAATCTCCTCCCACCGAATTTCACTTGGTTCGAGTGTCACTTCAAAACGATTTCCTTGCCCATCAAAATAAACGGTTTCTTGTGAATCCATTGTATTATTGACCAATGCAAATTTTTCTATTTCAGGATAGTAGTTCAATTCGCAAGCAGGATTTGTGGTATTCCATTTCTCAAAAGCCTCTTCCTTACGAGCCGCATAATAGAGCGAACGATAAAGGAGACGAGAATTTTCAATACTATAAGGTAGGCCAGCGATGTAAACGCCACGACCTTCTCCGTAATCATGACTTGAGAGGTGAACTTCTCCGTTTGAGTATTCAATAATTTCTGTGTCAGCATTAAGAGCATAAACGTTCTTCATACCTTCACCAAAATCAAATGCCTTAGTGTCTTGGGTTATGAAATGCTCTGTTTTTACTTCAGTAAAGTATTTATCTGTTGATAAGGTAAAACCAAGTTCCTTATCCACTCCCAAAACTTGTGCGAGTTGGAAAAATTGACCATTTTTATGAATAGCACTTGGCTCACCTACTCCGATAAAGCCCCCACCTTCATAAACCCATTTTCTAATGGTTGTCACTAGTTCTGTATTTTCCCAATAGTCGCCACCGGAGAAGGCTGTTTCTGCGTCCCCTGCATTAATAATGACATCGATATCAGCCGGAACACCAGAAGCGATTATATCATCAAAGCTAATAAACGAAACTTCTACTGGCATGCCACTTAATGACTCTAAAATCCCTTGATAGGAATAAATTTGTTTATACCAAAGAGCATGGGCAACCATGTGCGTTTGCCAACTACGTAATGCTCCCCAAGCATTTAGTATAGCCACTTTAAGTACAGTATGAGGCTTAACATCTTTAATTTTATCGTGAATATCACGAAACTCGTCGGCAACCTCCGCAATATAATCAACAAAATATGGGAACTTGTAAGCTAGACTTAAGTAGCCACCATATCCAATACGATCAATCGGTTTACGCATAATTGCTCTTCGCGCAGTTAGCCAATTCTCGTTGGCTTCAATATTGGGATTATTACCTTCATGAAAGGTGTCCGGGAAGAAGTAAGGTAAAAACCGTCCTTCTGTATAGCGAACGTGTGGAATATCGGCTAACATCCTTAAGGTTGCTCCACCGCCCACACTACCAACAACCGCATCTAAACCGATACTTTCAAAAAGTTTGCCATAAGGTTCTGTTCCAATCCAGTTATCTCCCAAAAACATCATTGCTTCTTTACCACTAGCATGAACCATGTCTACGAGTTCTTTCGCTTCTTTGGCAACAAAGGCCTGAATAAAATCGATATAATCCAAATAAGCTGCTGTTGGGTTACGGAAGGTGGAATTATAATAACCTTCATCAATAAAATCTTCTGGGCGTAAGCGATAACCTTTTTCTGCTTCAAAATCATTAAGCGCTCTTACTGAAACAGTGCCCCCATAACCAAACCAATCAACAAACTTTTCTTTCCGTTGGTCATTAAAAAATAAAGTGAAATGATAATAAAACGTTGTAAAACGAACAACATCCGTATCAGGATTATCTTTTAACCACTGCTTCAAATAGGTCTTCATATGATGATTGGAATACGGTTGGCGCACATCAAAAGGAATGTCATGCGCTTTATCTCCCCAATCATTTGTTATGTGATTATACATTTGAGTTGGATCCCAAATCATATAAGCGAGAAAGGATACGGTATACTCATGAAAAGCTTTCGCCTGGTGAATAATGACTTGGTCATTTGCTTTCTCTAGTTCCCAGTCTGTAGTTGGAACAACCTCACCACTTGTTCGATCAATGACTTCCCACCATTTTTTGGCATCATTTTGATAGTCCGGTTTAATCTGTTCTTTTAAAAATCCTTTCATAAAAGAAATGGTCACAGATGAGTTAACAGCTGTTATCCGATCGGAAAGGAGATACAGTTGCTGTGTTTCTTCTGGATGCTTTTCAGCAAATTCGTTATGAGCCCGTGCTACAAAATAAGTGGTATAAATTTTAGCGGGTAAGCTTTTTATTTGTTCATCTAGTTTTGTTCCATCACTGTCGCGAATCGCATCTGCGCCCCATCGCTCGATCAGTTCTTTTGTTTCTTCTAAAAAGTTTGTTTCACTTGGTAACGTTAATCTTCCTTTAGTCATAACTGTCTATTCCTCCTATCCTTTAATACCGCCGGCGGTCATCCCTTGTGTTAATTGTTTTTGAACGAGAATATATAAAACCAATGTTGGTAGCATAACGATGACCATCCCTGCATACATAGGTCCATAATTTGCAGCTGCCCGTTCAGCAGCCATTAAATTCATCAGTCCTACCGGCAATGTTTTGACACTACCAGGCATTAAGGTCAAAGCTAAAATGTATTCATTCCAAAACGATAAAAAATTAAACAAGATAACCGTTATAATACTGGGTTTGGCCATAGGAATCATGACAGAAACCATCGTTTTTGCCATACTTGCACCATCAATATAAGCTGCTTCTTCAAAACCAACAGGAAGCGTTTGGAAGTAGCTCGTTAAAAGATACGTCGTAAAAGGAAGTGCAGTTGCGGCATATATTAAAGCTAACATAAATCGATTATTTAAGAAGAAACTTGCTCCGCCAGCTTCACGTAAACCATTATCCCAACCTAACAACATTAAGAATATTGGCACCACAATGTAACTCACATTAATAAATAATCCTGAACGAATCACCGTCATAACGATTTTCTTCATTCGAAATTCAAAGCGCGCCAGCACATAAGAAGCCGGTAAAGCGACTGCTAATAGAATGAGAATGGCCATTGCGGACACGATTACCGAGTTAAATAAATAGCTCCCCATATTGGCTTCTGAAAAGGCAGTAACAAAGTTTTCAACATGGACTCCCATTGGCAGTGCCCATGGATTACCATAAAATTCTGAGTTTTCTTTGATTGAAGCAAAAAATATCCATGCGACTGGAAGTATAATGGAAACAGCTAAGGATATTAAAGCGACATAGATAAAAATTTTATAAATACGATTCGATTTTTTTTCTGTTTCAACGTTGGATTGCGCCATTTTTTATACTCCTCCTTAATACTGTAGTATTTCTCGTTTTGTAACCCGGTTAATAATGGCCGATAGAGCAAAGGAGAATAAGAACACAATCACTCCAATTGACATCCCATATCCGTAAGTTGAATTTGTGTAGGCTTGATTATACATATAGAATAAAAATACATTCGTAGAACCGTCCGGTCCCCCACCTGTCATGGCTTGAACCAAGAGGAAGCTCAAATTGATGGTACTAATGATGAAAAAGGTCAAGGTAGTTCGAATGTTATTCCAAATAAGTGGTAAGGTAATGTTAAAGAATTGCGTCACACGTCCGGCACCTTCTAGTGAAGCCGCTTCATAAAATGATTCGGGAATACTTGCCATACTAGACATGTACATGACCATATAATACCCCGTTGCCTGCCAAATGAGCGCACCGACAATGCTATAAATAACAATATTTTGATCACCTAACCAGAGTCTCTGTAAGTTTTCAAGCTTAATCATCCCTAAAACACTATTTAATAACCCTTGTGTTGGATTATAAATAGCTGAAAAAACACCGGCAATAACAACAATGGATAAAATATTTGGAATATAAAAAATAATTCGGAACAAATCTGTTCCCTTCAATTTTTCACGTGTCAAAATTGCTGCAAAAAAGAGTGCCAATAGAACTGTGACAATTGTCACGACTACAATTAGCAATACCGTATTTTGAAATGCTTGCATAAATTTAGTATCGTTCCAAAGAACTTTAAAGTTATCCAATCCAATAAATTGTTGATTATTAGAAAAACCACCCCAACTATAGAGAGACATTCTAAAAACTTCAAATGTTGGAACGAGGACAAATAAGGTTAATAAGATAAGAGCAGGTGATAAACACGCTGCTATAAATAATGTTTTTTTCTTACCATTGTTCATTTTTATTCACCTCTCAAAATAAAGATGGCGAGGACAGAACCTCATCCTCACCACCCTTTTATCTATTATCTTTTTTATTCTGCTGCGCTTCTTAATTGATCGCTAGCTGCTTCTACTTCTGCTTGCCATTCTTCTACTGTCTTATCGCCTGACATGACACTGTCAATTGTTCCATAAAGTGTGTCCGTCATATTCACACCAGGTACTGGTGTTGTTGCAGCGAAACCACCTAAAGCTGGCAATGCGCCTTCTTCATAAATGTTGTAGAAAACTTTTTTGTCATCGCTCATTTTTTCTACCATGCCTTCAATTGGTTGTACAGCATCTGATTCTAAAAAGATATCTGCCGCTTCGTCAGAATAGACATAAGTCATAAATTCTTTAGCAGCATCAATATTTTCTGCTTGAGAAGGGATCCAAAGTTGTTCAAAGAATGTAAATGAGTATTGATCGCCATTTTCTTCATAAGCTGGAACAGCTGTCATACCCCATTCGAAGCCATCTGCGCGTGGTGCTTCTGCCATTTCACCGACAACCCATGTCCCATTCGGCATGAAGAGTGCTTTATTATCTAGAACCAGTTGTTGGTTTCTTGTAAAATCATTTGGATTAGCATTGGCTACAGTTGATGATTCTACGTAATCGGCTAAGCCCCCTACCGTTTCAAAAACTCGTGTTGCTTCAGGCGATTCCCACACACCATCTTGGTAAGTCATGGCTTCTTCAAAGAACTCTGGGCCACCAGAAGCATATAACATCGCTCCTAAGAAGGTATCAAAGTATCCTGAGACTGGATAGGTAAATAAGGCAGTATCTTCTGCAGCTGCTTTATCACCCAAAGCCCACATTTCATCCCAAGTCGTTGGCGTTTCCCAACCCTTTTCAGCAAGTAATGCTTGGTTGTAGAATAGTCCAGTTGGGCTGTAGAACATTGGCGCTAAATAGGTTGCGCCATCACCATATGGATTTGTTGCTAATGTTTCAGTAAAACCGTCTAGTAACTTATCTCCTACTGTCACACCTTCACCATAAACATTCATATCAATAACATCCGAAATATCTTCGATCCCTTTTTCTTTAATCAATGTTTCTGTTAGGGCTTCTTCACGACCCGTTGCCAGTAAAACGATGTCTGGGTATTCACCTGCTTGCATATTCGGACGAATAACTTGTTCTAAGTTTTTCTCTTGTGTCAATTCTACCGTTACATTTTCGTTGGCTGCTTCATAAGCATCAGCAATTTTTTGCCACATTTCTGCGCCATAACCAGATTCTAAAGCGGCTACGTGTAAGGTTACTTTTTCTCCATCCGTTGTTTCAGCAACTTCACTTGTTTCATTCATATCGTTTGTCGAAGTTGTCTCTTCGGTATCTGTTGTTCCACATGCTGCTAAACCTAATGTTAAAGCGATTGAACTTGCCCATAATATTTTTTTATTCATGCTCTTTATCCTCCTACATATCTTTTTGTTACCTAAATTATATGCATTTATAAGCGCTTACACAATGTACATATTGTTCATTTTTTTATATATCTTGCTTTCCGTCTAAATTAAACATAAAATGAAGAAAATATAACAAGCAAGATTGGAGAAAGATATGTCAAACCGCGTATATGAAATTGCCGCACCTACTGAAGAAAAAATCTCCACAAAAGTTTTTTATGTGACAGAAGCAAAATACGAACACGATTGGCACAGTACCTTCCACAGTCATTTTTTTACGGAGTTAATTTATGTAACCAAAGGTAAAGGCTATTTTATGGTTCCAAATAAAAAATTTCCTATTCAAGAAAAAAGTCTCATTATTGTCAATGAAAACGTAGACCATACTGAAATGTCTGATCCAGATGGCAAACTCGAGTACATTGCCATTGGAATCCAGGACATTCTGTTTTCAAGTAAGCACAGTGATCAATTTGAGTCTTTCTTTATTTATAATATTACCAAAGACCTTAAAATTATTAATGAACTTTTTAATATTATTTTATTAGAGGCTAAGAGAAATCTTGATAGCAATGCAGATATTACCAAAAACTTACTTGAAGTTTTACTCGTTTATTTAAATCGAAATAACAGCATTGAATTTAATAAAACCGATCAATCCGTTGTGAATAAAAATATATCGCTCATCAAGCATCACATTGATAACAATTTTCAAGATTCCTTAACGCTAGATGACTTGGCCACAATTGGACATATGAATAAGTACTATTTGGCACATACCTTTAAAAGTACCCTAGGAATGTCCCCTATTGAATACCTAAATGAAGTTCGAATTAATCGAAGCCGTTACCTACTAGGTTCTACGGATCATCCTATTAGTATGATTGCGGGCTTCGCTGGATTTTCTTCTCCCTCTTACTTCTCACAATCATTCAAACGCAAGACCGGATACACCCCTATCCAATATCGAACCTTACAAAAAAAGGGGCATCAATCAAAAAAAGAGTAATTTGGATCTCTCCAAATTACTCTTTTGGCACTTTTTTGTTAGGCTTTTGTTTTTTTTGTAAATAAAAATAACCGAGCGTAACAATCAATAAAGCCCCTAGTGTGTTAACAATAATGTCTTCCATCGTATCGCTGATGGCTTCTCTACCTACTAACACTTCCCCTTGGAACGTAATAAACTTCTGCATATTCGTTCCCAATATCCCATCTGCTAGAAATTCATAAATTTCCCAAATAGCGCCCACTGTAACAGAAAAGCAAAAAGCAAAGAATGAAACAAAAAACGGACTTAAATCGAGATTTAATTTATCAAAACCATTTAAATAATCAACAAGAAAGAAGCCTAAAGCTCCTGACATGGTTGCACTAAAAAAATGTAAAATATTATCCCAATGCGGAACTCGAAAATAAAAATTTCTAACTTCACCTAAATAAATAGCTAAAAACAAAAATATAATATAAATAATTTTGATTAGATTGGGGATGCGTACTTCAAACCGATCCTCTACCTTTTCAGGTAAGAAAATAACAATCGCACCAAACAAACATTGTAAAACCATTAACACATAATCACTCTTGACACGTTGGCCTGCATACTCTGCTAATCCACTAGGTGCATGAAAGAGCATATAAATAGCATAAAAAATTGAAATAACGAGTAAAAATAAAACAATAGAAAAAACCACATTTTTTCTTTTCTCTAATTTACGTTCAGGTTTCATCATTCGCTCCTTTCATAAATGGTTTTTATAGCAAGTGGATAATTTGAGTTGCAATCGAAAAATAAATAAATAATCCAATCAAATCATTAATAGTAGTAATAAAAGGGCCAGAAGCAACTGCTGGATCAATATTTAATTTATTGATTAATACAGGAATAACTGCTCCTACCACATTTGAAATACTTAAGGTAATTAAAAGTGAAATTCCAATTGCAATCGCCAAAATAGTGTTTCCGTAAAAAATGGCAACGATAAGACCTAAAACACTTCCGGCTGCCAAGCCTAAAACTGCACCAACAAAAAACTCTTGTAGCAAAATTCTCCCAATCGATCGGCTTGAAGATGTTTCACCCATCGAAATTTTACGAACGGCTACTGCAAGGGATTGCGTTCCCACATTCCCAGCTGCATCAGTAATAATGGGAATAAAAGCTGCTAATAGAACAACTTCATTTAATGTAGTCTCAAAAGAGCCAATCAATGAAGCACTAATCATACCCATGAAAATTAAAATAATAATCCAAGGCATCCGCATACGGGCGACTCCCCAAACGCCATCTTCTACATCTTTACTCTTTTTTCTTGAGATACCAGCAAACTCATTAAAGTCTTCCGTTGTCTCTTCTTCTAAAATATCCATCACGTCGTCAACGGTAATTAAACCGACCATTTTTTTAACTGCATCCAAAACGGGAATGGCAATCAAGTTATATTTTTGAAGGAGTCGGGCTGCAATTTCTTGGTCAATATCTACATTTACAAAAGCAACTTGCGTAATCATGATGTCTTCTAGGGTTTGGCTTGGTGGCTTAACCATTAAATCTCGTAAAGAAGCTACCCCTTTCAAAATCCCTTCCTCATCTAATACGTAAATATAATAAATCATTTCAACATCTTTTGCGGATTCCCGGATATCTTCTAGAGCTTGCCTAACGGTCGTTTTTTCTAATCCTGTCACATAACCTTTATTCATGACTGATCCAGAGGACTCTGATTTGAATAACAACATTTTAGTAATTTCTTCGCGGTCATCAGCTTCTAGTAAGCTGAGTATTTTATTTTGTTCTTCATGAGTGAGGTAGCCTAAAAACTTAACGACGTTGTCAACTTCCATATAAGGAAATAGTGTTGCAATATAGGTATCAGAGAATACTTCATAGACATTCTTTTGCTCTAGTGGATCCATCCACTCGAATAATTCCGCGAATTCATCTGGTTCTAAAAATTGTTCTACTTTTTTTTGATTTTGAGGATATAATGCTTGGAATAAATCACCTTGGTCCTTCACATGTAACCGTAAAAAGAGCTTACGAAAAGCAGCATGATTATTATTTTTTGCTGCTTTAAATATTTTTTCATAATTAGCCATACTAATCATCCCTTTCAGAGAGAGCGATGTCTCCCTTTTCATTCTTAAACACGTACCTGTTTGAGTTTGTAAACAAATGAGGACTCGGGTCCACATCAACCACCCCCTGAAATATCAAACAAAAAAGCACGCTCTAAAGAGCATGCCCCAAATTTGTTTATCTTAAAATGCGCACCTCTTCATTGAGTTTCAGCTCTGTACAGCATAGGGACTCCCAGCTACATTAAGAATCCCCTTAATTCGGAAATTCCTGTTGACCCGTTGGCGTCTTTGGACATTTCTGGGCAGCAGCGTATCTCTAGTACAGTAACCTCACCTAACAAGGCTATTCACTTTTCATCTTAACCATTGTAACAGGTATCTTTAAGAATGTACATTTCAAATCTGATTAGACGATTTTAGTTCCATGAACTTCTTGGAAAGATAGTTTTTCTTGTAAAGCCCCAAGATTATCTTTTGTAATCCCGCCCCCTGGTAAAATCGTTATACTCTGACGCCACTCCATCAGTTTTTTTAAGTTTTCAACTGTTTCAAAGATAGACTGACTCATTGGCCCTCCGTGTGTCAAAATACGATCGAAACCAATCTCTTCTAAGCGATGAAGGGCTCTTTTCTGCTTATCGGTTGGAATTTCATCAAAAGCCATATGAAAAACAAGTTCTCGTTGTCTTTCTTTTACTTGTTTTGCTATTTCTATTAAAAATGCTTCATCCAGCTGATTGTCATCTGTTAAAGCACCGATAACAACGGCATCTGCATTTGCATTTAAAATTGTTTTTAAATCTTCAACCATTATCTTTTTTTCATCAGGAGTATAAACAAAATTTCCGCCACGTGGGCGAAGCATCACTGCCACTGAAACTTCTTTTTCATGGCAATAGTTAATTGCTTTTTTCATCACACCTACGCTCGGTGTCGTCCCACCCACTGCTAAATTATCACATAACTCAATGCGTTGTGCACCTCTTTGGATGACACTTGGAACTTTTGTAAAGTTTTCGACACATGCTTCTTTTAACATATCCTCACCTCCCTCTTACTATACTATGTTCAATTAAATTTTAAAATACTTTCATTTATGGTATCATACACATGAACAATTAATCATGTATGCAACCATTTGAAAGGAGTTTTATTGATGAAAAATTACCGTATTCGTGGCATTCACAGTGAAAAACGCGCAAAAGCAATTGAAGAGAAATTTAATCGCGCCATCAATACCGATTCAATCAGAATCGATTATCCACATCGAACTCTATCTTTTCCTTCTGACCTCGATATCAATAAGCTAAACCGTATCGCTGCTTTTGAAAAAATTATTATTGAAGCAGAAGATAATAGTGAGCAAGAGGATAGTCACTCGCATCAACATGAAAGTGGTCACAGTCATAGCCACCATCAAGATGTTGATTTTTCTTCTAGTGACAAAGCAGCAAAGAATATGAAAATTGTTTTTATTATTAATCTTTTCTTTTCGATTTTAGAATTCTTCTTTGGTGTTCTATTTAATAGTGCTGCCATTTTAACTGATGCCGTTCACGATTTGGGTGACGCCATTTCAATCGGTTTGGCTTGGTTTTTCCAAAAAATATCTACACGTCAAGCCGATGCTAAATATAGTTTTGGTCATCAACGCTTTTCTCTTTTGGGCGCTTTAGTAACCGGTGGTATTTTGCTAACCGGGTCACTCTTTTTAATTGCCAATACGATTCCTATTTTATTTGACCCTCAACCTGTTAATTACCAAGGAATGTTTTGGTTAGCAATTTTTGCAATTGTGGCAAACGGATATTC from Jeotgalibaca dankookensis harbors:
- a CDS encoding AraC family transcriptional regulator, with product MSNRVYEIAAPTEEKISTKVFYVTEAKYEHDWHSTFHSHFFTELIYVTKGKGYFMVPNKKFPIQEKSLIIVNENVDHTEMSDPDGKLEYIAIGIQDILFSSKHSDQFESFFIYNITKDLKIINELFNIILLEAKRNLDSNADITKNLLEVLLVYLNRNNSIEFNKTDQSVVNKNISLIKHHIDNNFQDSLTLDDLATIGHMNKYYLAHTFKSTLGMSPIEYLNEVRINRSRYLLGSTDHPISMIAGFAGFSSPSYFSQSFKRKTGYTPIQYRTLQKKGHQSKKE
- a CDS encoding copper homeostasis protein CutC, whose translation is MLKEACVENFTKVPSVIQRGAQRIELCDNLAVGGTTPSVGVMKKAINYCHEKEVSVAVMLRPRGGNFVYTPDEKKIMVEDLKTILNANADAVVIGALTDDNQLDEAFLIEIAKQVKERQRELVFHMAFDEIPTDKQKRALHRLEEIGFDRILTHGGPMSQSIFETVENLKKLMEWRQSITILPGGGITKDNLGALQEKLSFQEVHGTKIV
- a CDS encoding carbohydrate ABC transporter permease, producing MNNGKKKTLFIAACLSPALILLTLFVLVPTFEVFRMSLYSWGGFSNNQQFIGLDNFKVLWNDTKFMQAFQNTVLLIVVVTIVTVLLALFFAAILTREKLKGTDLFRIIFYIPNILSIVVIAGVFSAIYNPTQGLLNSVLGMIKLENLQRLWLGDQNIVIYSIVGALIWQATGYYMVMYMSSMASIPESFYEAASLEGAGRVTQFFNITLPLIWNNIRTTLTFFIISTINLSFLLVQAMTGGGPDGSTNVFLFYMYNQAYTNSTYGYGMSIGVIVFLFSFALSAIINRVTKREILQY
- the mgtE gene encoding magnesium transporter; this translates as MANYEKIFKAAKNNNHAAFRKLFLRLHVKDQGDLFQALYPQNQKKVEQFLEPDEFAELFEWMDPLEQKNVYEVFSDTYIATLFPYMEVDNVVKFLGYLTHEEQNKILSLLEADDREEITKMLLFKSESSGSVMNKGYVTGLEKTTVRQALEDIRESAKDVEMIYYIYVLDEEGILKGVASLRDLMVKPPSQTLEDIMITQVAFVNVDIDQEIAARLLQKYNLIAIPVLDAVKKMVGLITVDDVMDILEEETTEDFNEFAGISRKKSKDVEDGVWGVARMRMPWIIILIFMGMISASLIGSFETTLNEVVLLAAFIPIITDAAGNVGTQSLAVAVRKISMGETSSSRSIGRILLQEFFVGAVLGLAAGSVLGLIVAIFYGNTILAIAIGISLLITLSISNVVGAVIPVLINKLNIDPAVASGPFITTINDLIGLFIYFSIATQIIHLL
- a CDS encoding carbohydrate ABC transporter substrate-binding protein, translated to MNKKILWASSIALTLGLAACGTTDTEETTSTNDMNETSEVAETTDGEKVTLHVAALESGYGAEMWQKIADAYEAANENVTVELTQEKNLEQVIRPNMQAGEYPDIVLLATGREEALTETLIKEKGIEDISDVIDMNVYGEGVTVGDKLLDGFTETLATNPYGDGATYLAPMFYSPTGLFYNQALLAEKGWETPTTWDEMWALGDKAAAEDTALFTYPVSGYFDTFLGAMLYASGGPEFFEEAMTYQDGVWESPEATRVFETVGGLADYVESSTVANANPNDFTRNQQLVLDNKALFMPNGTWVVGEMAEAPRADGFEWGMTAVPAYEENGDQYSFTFFEQLWIPSQAENIDAAKEFMTYVYSDEAADIFLESDAVQPIEGMVEKMSDDKKVFYNIYEEGALPALGGFAATTPVPGVNMTDTLYGTIDSVMSGDKTVEEWQAEVEAASDQLRSAAE